The Streptococcus suis DNA window TGATGAAAATTTCTACCGCAAAAATGACCGGTCAAGATGATTTTGATTCGATTCGTCAATTCCTTCAAGATATTGCAGTTATTGTCCCTTTTAAAGATGGTGTCGATAAACTTGATTTAGGGGTAGACTATTATATAGGTATTTATTCAGATACACCAGTTCAGTCTTTTGACCATCCTGTCCTTCCGTTACATACAGTGCGTTATTTTCAAGAAAATCAACTAGAGAGTCTACAAGTTTTACGTGCTATCAAAGACAACATTCCTCTTAATCAAGTAAACGAAATTGAACACCAACAAGTTTTACTATCTGCTGAAAGATTGACGATGAGCTTCATGGGCCGATATCCTCAGGCAATCTCCAATCTTGCACAATTAGTGGAGAATGTTTCTTATCATCTTGATAAAAAAGTTAAACTTCCTCGATTTAATCGTCAGCGACCTGCAGTTGAGGAATTGAGAGAAAAAGCACAGGCAGGCTTAGTGGAAAAACAATTGGATTTCCCCCTTTATCAAGAACGTTTGGATAAGGAATTGGCCATCATACATCAGATGGGATTTGATGATTATTTCCTGATTGTATGGGACTTACTTCGATTTGGTCGTACCCAGGGTTACTATATGGGAATGGGACGAGGATCAGCTGTAGGAAGTTTGGTTGCTTATGCATTAAATATTACAGGTATTGATCCTGTCAAACACAACTTGCTATTTGAACGGTTTCTAAATAGTGAACGGTATTCTATGCCTGATATAGATATTGATATACCGGATGTCCATCGCTCGGATTTTATCCGTTATGTTCGTGATCGCTATGGTACGACGCATGCAGCTCAAATTGTGACCTATTCTACTTTTGGAGCCAAGCAAGCTATCCGCGATGTCTTTAAGCGTTTTGGAACACCGGAATATGAACTGACCAATATTACTAAAAAAATTTCTTTTCGTGATAGTCTGGAGTCCGCTTATCAGAGAAACGCCGCATTTCGCCAAATCATCAATAGTAAAATAGAGTATCAAAAAGCCTTTGCTATTGCAAGACAAATTGAAGGCCAGCCAAGGCAAACATCAATTCATGCTGCGGGTGTTGTGGTTAGTGACGAGGACTTGACGGATACTATTCCATTAAAAATCGGCGACGATATGCTGATAACGCAGTATGATGCTCACGCGGTAGAAGCTAATGGACTTCTAAAGATGGATTTTCTGGGGTTAAGAAACCTGACATTTGTTCAGAAAATGGCGGAATTGGTAAAGAAGAAATATAATAAAACGATTGATATTGCTGCAATTGATTTGGAGGATTCGGCAACTTTAGAATTATTTGCCAAAGGGCTGACCAAAGGTATTTTTCAATTTGAACAGCCAGGTGCTATTAGCTTATTAAAACGTGTAAAACCTACTCGTTTTGAGGATATCGTAGCTACTACAAGTTTGAACCGCCCTGGTGCGAGTGATTATTCAGAGAATTTTGTTCAACGAAAACAGGGCAAAGAAGCAGTCGTCTTGTTAGATCCATCAATTGCTTCCATTCTTGAACCGACCTACGGGATTATGCTTTATCAAGAACAGGTCATGCAGATTGCTCAAGTGTATGCTGGATTTACACTTGGGAAAGCCGACTTGCTCCGTCGAGCCATGTCTAAGAAAAATGCTCAGGAGATGCAAGCGATGGAGGCTGATTTTTTAATAGGAGCTGAAAAGAATGGCCATGAGAAGTCAAAAACCAAAGATATTTTTGCGATGATGGCCAAGTTTGCTGGCTATGGTTTTAATAGAAGTCATGCCTATGCGTATTCAGCCCTTGCCTTTCAGATGGCCTTTTTTAAAACTCATTATCCAGATGTATTTTTTGAAGTAATGTTGAATTATTCGAATGTAGGTTATATTCATGATGCCTTGCAATTTGAATTTCAGATTGCCCCATTGTACATCAATACCATTCCCTACCATGATAAATTTGAGAAAGATAAAATCTACATGGGTCTAAAAACTATTAAAGGATTATCTAAAGATTTCGCTATTTGGATAATAGAAAATCGACCATTCATTACATTCGAAGATTTTATTCTACGACTACCTCATCAATATAGAAAAAAAGAACAGTTATTGCCGTTGATACAACTTGGTTTATTTGATGAGATTGAGTCGAATCGGAAGAAAATAGTTGAGAATCTTGAAAATCTGTTCGTTTTTGCGGAAGCATTTGGGACATTTTTTGCGGAGGAAGCCTATAGTTGGAAGCATGTGGATGACTATTCCAATATAGAGAAATACAACATGGAACAAGAAATAATTGGTTTGGGAATTAGTCCACACCCTCTCATTCAATTACGAAAACAATCTTCCCAACGACTTACTGACATTGTAGATTTAGAAACTGAAAGCAAGGCAACAGTTTTGGTTCAAATTCAATCTGTGCGTGTTATTCGAACCAAAAAAACTGGGGAGCAGATGGCCTTTTTACAGGTGACTGATACGAAACAGAAATTAGATGTTACCTTGTTTCCTGAAACTTACAGGAAGTATCAGTCATTATTAAAGGAAAATAGTTTCTGTTATATCACGGGAAGGGTTCAAGAAAGAGAGGGACAGCACCAACTTGTACTAGACCAGTTGGAATTGGTTTCTCAGGAAAAATGTTGGATTTTGATAGAAAATCGGGAAAATGATTTTGCGATTGCTCGAATCTTAGACAGATACAAAGGCCCCATCCCAGTTATATTACACTATCAAGATCGGAACGAAACAATAAAAGTTGAGCAATTTAGCGTTGTAAAGTCACCACAATTAGTAGAAGAGTTGGCAGAATTTGTTATGAAAACGGTTTTTCATTGAAAAATAGCAAAAAGTCAAGCATCTTCCTTGCAAGTATGTTATAATAAGGCAGTTAAAATGAAATTTTAAAGGAGCAAATGAAATGAAGCGTATTGGTGTTTTAACCAGTGGTGGAGACGCACCTGGTATGAATGCTGCCATTCGTGCCGTTGTTCGCCAAGCAATTTCAGAAGGAATGGAAGTATATGGTATCAATGATGGCTATGCTGGAATGGTAGCTGGAGAAATTCACCCATTAACTGTCCGTTCCGTTGGAGATATCATCTCTCGTGGTGGTACATTCCTTGGTTCTGCTCGTTATCCAGAATTTGCCAAGTTGGAAGGTCAACTAAAAGGGATCGAGCAATTGAAAAAACACGGAATTGAAGGTGTTGTAGTTATTGGTGGCGACGGCTCTTATCATGGAGCTATGCGTCTTACTGAACATGGTTTCCCAGCAATTGGATTACCTGGTACGATTGATAACGATATTGTAGGAACTGATTTCACTATTGGTTTTGATACTGCTGTTACAACAGCCATGGAAGCTATCGATAAAATTCGTGACACTTCTTCAAGTCACCGCCGTACTTTCGTTGTTGAAGTAATGGGACGTAACGCTGGGGATATTGCGTTGTGGTCAGGTATTGCATCTGGTGCAGATGTTATCATTATCCCAGAAGAAGGATTTGACATTCAAGATGTTGTTGAAAAAGTTAAATCTGACTATGAAAATGGTAAGAAACACAGTATCATTGTATTGGCAGAAGGTGTTATGCCGGCTAGTCAATTCGCTAAAGAATTGAAAGCAGCTGGTGACGTTAGTGATCTTCGTGTAGCTGAACTTGGTCATATCCAACGTGGCGGTTCACCAACAGCTCGTGATCGTGTGCTCGCATCTCGTATGGGCTCACATGCAGTTAAATTATTGAAAGCAGGCCGTGGTGGTTTAGCGGTCGGAATTCGAAATGAAGAAATGGTTGAAAATCCAATTCTAGGGACTGCAGAAGAAGGTGCATTATTTAGCTTGGCTGAAGATGGAAAGATTATTGTCAATAATCCACATAAAGCCGATTTGGGACTTGCAAAGTTAAATCGTGACATCTCAATCTAATAAGTCACACATCATAGATTGTAAACAAGGGTCATAAGACCAGTTATTTATAAAAGGAGTTTTATTTATCATGAACAAACGTGTCAAAATCGTTGCAACTCTTGGTCCTGCGGTTGAAATCCGCGGTGGTAAAAAATTTGGTGACGATGGTTACTGGGGCGAAAAATTAGATGTTGAAGCATCTGCTCAAAAAATTGCCCAATTGATTACTGAAGGTGCTAACGTATTCCGTTTCAACTTCTCACATGGTGACCACCAAGAGCAAGGGGAACGTATGGCAACTGTACGTCGAGCTGAAGA harbors:
- the pfkA gene encoding 6-phosphofructokinase — protein: MKRIGVLTSGGDAPGMNAAIRAVVRQAISEGMEVYGINDGYAGMVAGEIHPLTVRSVGDIISRGGTFLGSARYPEFAKLEGQLKGIEQLKKHGIEGVVVIGGDGSYHGAMRLTEHGFPAIGLPGTIDNDIVGTDFTIGFDTAVTTAMEAIDKIRDTSSSHRRTFVVEVMGRNAGDIALWSGIASGADVIIIPEEGFDIQDVVEKVKSDYENGKKHSIIVLAEGVMPASQFAKELKAAGDVSDLRVAELGHIQRGGSPTARDRVLASRMGSHAVKLLKAGRGGLAVGIRNEEMVENPILGTAEEGALFSLAEDGKIIVNNPHKADLGLAKLNRDISI
- a CDS encoding DNA polymerase III subunit alpha encodes the protein MLAQLDTKTVYTFMDSMVTIEEYVKRAKNLGYQTIGIMDIHSLYAAYGFLEACQKEGLRPIIGCELDWKYNNGQSEILTKLIALSTKGYQNLMKISTAKMTGQDDFDSIRQFLQDIAVIVPFKDGVDKLDLGVDYYIGIYSDTPVQSFDHPVLPLHTVRYFQENQLESLQVLRAIKDNIPLNQVNEIEHQQVLLSAERLTMSFMGRYPQAISNLAQLVENVSYHLDKKVKLPRFNRQRPAVEELREKAQAGLVEKQLDFPLYQERLDKELAIIHQMGFDDYFLIVWDLLRFGRTQGYYMGMGRGSAVGSLVAYALNITGIDPVKHNLLFERFLNSERYSMPDIDIDIPDVHRSDFIRYVRDRYGTTHAAQIVTYSTFGAKQAIRDVFKRFGTPEYELTNITKKISFRDSLESAYQRNAAFRQIINSKIEYQKAFAIARQIEGQPRQTSIHAAGVVVSDEDLTDTIPLKIGDDMLITQYDAHAVEANGLLKMDFLGLRNLTFVQKMAELVKKKYNKTIDIAAIDLEDSATLELFAKGLTKGIFQFEQPGAISLLKRVKPTRFEDIVATTSLNRPGASDYSENFVQRKQGKEAVVLLDPSIASILEPTYGIMLYQEQVMQIAQVYAGFTLGKADLLRRAMSKKNAQEMQAMEADFLIGAEKNGHEKSKTKDIFAMMAKFAGYGFNRSHAYAYSALAFQMAFFKTHYPDVFFEVMLNYSNVGYIHDALQFEFQIAPLYINTIPYHDKFEKDKIYMGLKTIKGLSKDFAIWIIENRPFITFEDFILRLPHQYRKKEQLLPLIQLGLFDEIESNRKKIVENLENLFVFAEAFGTFFAEEAYSWKHVDDYSNIEKYNMEQEIIGLGISPHPLIQLRKQSSQRLTDIVDLETESKATVLVQIQSVRVIRTKKTGEQMAFLQVTDTKQKLDVTLFPETYRKYQSLLKENSFCYITGRVQEREGQHQLVLDQLELVSQEKCWILIENRENDFAIARILDRYKGPIPVILHYQDRNETIKVEQFSVVKSPQLVEELAEFVMKTVFH